In Vespula pensylvanica isolate Volc-1 chromosome 2, ASM1446617v1, whole genome shotgun sequence, the genomic window CGAACAAACAATAGATCATCGCGATCTTATGCCTGTTAATGTTAAACGTTACTAAAAACGTTTTATAcgtgatttaaataatttcttaactCTTAAGAAAGGtacgattttatcgattctcCGCTAAGCCAAGAATACCGACGACACATTCATAAACTCGAAACAAGGATATTCTAAACTACGGtacttaaaaattcttttatagaGTCTTTATCTCTAGCAAGCCACGCCGCATGTAATCTGATAGATTCGATGCTTTGTTGGACCGTTCTCTCTGTTCCAGGCATCGGGTGATTTTCAAAGAAGTTTTCCACATCTTTAGCGTATTCTTCGGAGACAAAATTTTCAGTCGTTAACTTGACTAGCCTGGAGAGTAGGAAACCTCCCTCGTAACGATCGAGAAGAGTTTTCCAATGTTCCTTGAAGAATTTCCAGGCGATAACACGACCTTTGTATTGCGTCATTGTAACAGACATGAAGCCAAAAACGGTATCCTGCGCTCTTACTTTCTCGCTCATGGAGAATTCAATAGttctttctattaaattttcgtATCGGATCGCGCCAAGCGCtttcaatattctttctttctcttcatggAGATCCGATTCTTCGTAGAGGTTAAGCATAGTGTCATAGGTAAAAGCATCACCTACGGAGAGAACAGCACGATAAACCGGACTTCTCAGGTCTGCAGGAAGGGGCATGACACCAGACATGTGAAGTGCGAATCTTCTCGTTGCTTGTCGTATAGTTTCCTCGTCGTTTGCAGCTGCCATACGATCTAATATGAGAGATCTGAGAAGCGTATCTAAATGACTTTCGTTAGGCTTTGGATCCCATCCCAATCTTTTGCTAATATCACGCATTAGATTTCGAACGAATGCTTTGAATGCATCCGCAGAGTCGAGAGGAGCTAAAAGTACACTAATCTTTCCTATGCAATTTACTATACTAGACCATACTGTATAATTGTCCTCGTGTTTAAATGCTTGCATGAATCTAAGTACTTCTACGGTCGAGGCATGTCCAGCTTGAACCATAGCAAAAAGGTCATCCAAAAGACCTAATCTGTCTAATGGAGGTAACGTGTGATCTTTAATGGCAGGCAGAAATAGAGACATCGCGTCTGGACTGTAGCGCGTTCTGTAAAAGCCGATCGCTCCAGGATTAATTTTTAACCAAGTACCTTCAGGTACGTCCTTAAGTACAAACTCTTTAGTCTTCTCATCCATTAATGCACTAAGAACAGTTTCTTTGGGATGTTTGGAAGTGCTTACACTTATTGGTACAATCCACGTTTGATTGTCCGTATCTACAGATCCGTCTGCTAAAAATCTTTCTTGGGAAAGAGACAAAATTCTGTCGTTACCTTCTTGTCGATATTCAACTTTTACAATGGGAAAGCCTTGTTGTTTGGTCCACGTGGACATAACACTTCGAACAGTTTTTTTGCTAGCCTCTTCCAAGGCAGCCCAAAGATCTTCTGTCTCTGCATAGAAGTAGCTATGCCTTTTTAAGTACAAGTTCATGCCCTTTCTGAAATCGTCATCACCGATATAAGAGTGCAGCATTCTGATAACACACGCGCCcttataatacgatatatcatCGAAAATTTCATCTATTTCGGCTGGATGCTCGACTAGGACTTCTATAGGATGGCTATTCTTCAATGCATCTAATTCCAATGCTCTGATGTGCGTGTCTGTTACAAATTGCGTCCAAATGTCGTACTCAGGGAAAAGATGCGCAACGCAAAGGAATTCTACGAACGAAGCGTATCCTTCGTTTAACCATAGATGCGTCCACCACTCCATAGTGACGAGATTCCCAAACCATTGATGAGCTAATTCGTGTGCTACAACTAAAGCGATCCATTGTTTCCTAACAGAAGATGTGTTTTGTGGATCTACCAAGAGACAAGTTTCCCGATACGTTACTAAACCCCAATTTTCCATGGCACCCGATGAAAAGTCCGAAATTGCAATAAGGTCGATTTTCGGAAGCGGATACGCTATACcgaaatatgttttataataagGCAACACTTTTGTTGCCACTTCTAATGCAAATTGTCCTTGCTCTTTTTTGGATTTTGGAGTATAAACTCGTACAAGTACACCATCACTTGATCTGTCCTCTACATAGTCAAACTCTCCTATCACCACAGCTACCAGATACGTCGACATAAGAGGAGTTCTCTCAAAGGTTAAtatctcgatcgattcgttgaTAGTTCTTTCCTTGATAggctgtaaaataaaaatacaagataAGTTGAAgacaatttaaaagaaatacattttattatgaaatatcacTTACCATATTTGAAAGCGCTGTGACACCGGTTGGTACTTTTAAAGTAATATCAAACGTGGCTTTATGAGCTGGTTCATCCCAACATGGAAAACAACGTCTAGCATCCGTAGGTTCAAACTGTGTGACTGCTGTATAACCAACCGTACCATTAGTCCTAAAAAAAGCAATCACagttttcgatataaaaaaaaagtagtacaacaaagttataaaaatagaaatttttgatatatttactttattgaTTTAATCCGTCTATAAATATAACGTTACCTTATATATTTACTGCGATAAAAACCTTTCATCTTGTCATTGATTTCTCCTACAAATTCCAAACTTAGAATCACGACTTTTCCAACTGGAAGTTTATCATCAAATACCAAGGTAGCTGTTTCTTCGGACGAAGATATATCAATACTCTTCGCAGGAATAGTATATCCATTGTTGTTAACAAAATATGCACTTTTAATATTGATTTCCAACGAATTTAAAACAATCGTATCGGTAGATTTTAGTacctatataaaaaagaggtAAAAATTGATTCAGTATAAATATTCTGActgatcaaataaaattttattagttCTATAGATAAAAATCTATGAACGGTAAAGCACTAACTCATAAATCATCAATAAGAATCACAGTAGATAACAAAGCAATCTTAACTAAAATTTTAAGTAACATTATTgtatacgatttattaaattttcttatctctgCGTTATCAAATAGTCGACTCTACATAAAAGGAGATAAGGAAAATGCCGCCAGTTATTCAATCTAACTTAACGTAGTTTTACCTAAGCTAATCTAAagctttgtatatatacagattgTGGTTATATGTACGCCATATGGTTACCAGACCTTCTCTATTCACTTTCGCTCAAAAACATTTAACGATCCGTCTATATAGAAAGTAATATCTACGGTAATCGATCTGCATTAGACGAACTTACATTAATATGCACATTTTCCGTTCCGTGAAAGATGAAATTTGTTATGTCCGGCACCAACGTGATATCATAATGACACGGTCGAACATCGTTAGGAAGTCGGCGAAATGGCTTTTCTTTAATGCCCGTCATCTCTTGATCCCTCGTTTCAATTGTTGtggaataatttttacacTGTTTAACACTGTTCCAATTCCACAATTTGTTCAGTAATTCCAGCTGCAACGAACCACTactacctttctctttctgccgACTCACGGGATTTTTCCCGCATGCGCAGTAACCTGAAAACGCCTTGTTTGCAGCCTCGTATATATTCGGAAACGAAACGGGTGCTCCAGATCTCAGGGTCGTCAATCTTATCTCACTCCAGAACCACCGATAGATGGCTCTGCTGGGCATTGCGAAAAACTAATGAATCCTGGACCAATAGGAGAGAGGGAGCGAAATTCGCAGACGCGAAATCGCCGCAGGCATGTGTGTAAGTTCCAACGACAGATGTTAACTACCTACATCTATTTCCTTCGCATGTTTCCCAATAAAGAGCacgattatcaaaaaaaatatgtatataactccTGTCTGcgatttacttatttacataatacCCTTTTTCGgtgtaaatattatctatgtatTCAATTTGTCACACATTTTATACTTTCACAAATTCGAGTATCAATGAACTTTAGTCTTGCTCAATTATTCCAAATTTCagaaaatgacaaaataatgtataacTCGATCATGTTCCTTAGATATTAGTTCTTCGATGAAAATGAGTATTCTTATCGTATTCTTCTCAATAGATAAAATCactgaaattaaataatttctttatatatttgcaaatttttgtttataatttaaaaaaaaaaaaatgataaaaagatctggactgattttattttcaattaataaatcgCGTAACGAGAAAActgcaatttcttttttatcgaacatgTCTATGACTCCATCCTACAGTTAAAGTAGAAATGATTACAGGTCGGAATAATATACCGACCTGCAACGTCTGTTAACGTTTTACTGTAAGATGGCAATACCATCGTAGTCCACATatcgagaattttttaaaaagcattttgttataatcaatttatgaaaaaatcaatttatgataaaaacctttatcttaaatatttcttgtcgAGTATTATTGcttaagtattattattgcttATGTAACTTTATCTTTTACTAAGACGTACGATAAACTAAACGCATTTACTCCATGATACATATcgatatcgtaaaaaatttgaagaattcGATAAACCATTCGTAACATATCATAGAAATAATCacgaaatattacgaattacAACGTTAAAATCAAGATTGAGGGGAATTacgatataatacaaaatccTAACCTTGtaggatcgatcgaattccAAATACAATTACAGTTAATTAATTTAGTACGAATGTCAATTAAAAAACTCATGAATCGTATCGTAACTTGTAAAGAATACTCGAAACCCTGAAAAGAcgagtaataatataacaaaaactTACATTCGCGCTAAAAGGATTTCACGCAATCGCGCGTTCGTCGCAGTTGCCGGAGTTATCGGCAGTGCATCGTATTCAAGATGGCGGCTTAGCAGCGACGAAGTGCATAAGAGCGACTGCTCTGAGTGCAACGTGCGTAAGCCGTGTCTCGATAAACTCGTACTTTCGGAATCGAGTGCGTGCGTAGAAATACCGTCCACAAGACGGTTTTATCGTCTCTAGGAACGAGTCGTGCGATCGCGAATGAATCGTCCGAGATAGTCGGTGGTGGCGTGCGCGAGCGCCCGCCGTATTCAGGAAGACGCGCGTgcgacagagatagagaaaaaaagtaagaaagaaaaagagagagagagaaagagaaggaaaagaaagacagacgcagagagagagcgagacgGAAAGGATCGTCTGGAAGTTCGGCGATCCCGGTCAGGTTCCGACTTGATAGCTTTTTCTGGGAACCCTGAGAGAAAGTTGAATCTACGATAAAGGAAGACAAGAAGACACGCGTCTCGTTGTCGCCGCTGCcgccgtcgccgccgccgccgccgccgctgccGCTACCGTTGCTACtattgctactgctgctgctctTGCTGTTACCGCTGtttctattactattacgATTTATTGCTACTGCTGTTACTGCTACTCTCAACGAGCGACGATCAGGAGCGAACCTTTTTCATGGCGATCGGCGGTGGTACGAGGATACATCGTGCTTCACCACCGTGGTATGAACCACGACAAAGGTGAAGAAAGGTATTACGCCTTCCTTACGATCCGTGACCTGTGACCTGACACTCGTGTTCAAAGGAAGaaacacgacgacgacggcggcgacgacgacgacgacgacgacgacgacgacaacaacgacgacgacgacgacgacgacgaagacgaagacgaagacgaaaacgaaaacgaagaccAAGACCAAGACGAAGACAGCGACGGAGACAGCGACGGAGACaaccacgacgacgaccacgacgacgacgacgacaacgcgGTACCCGCCGAGGCACATATACCGACACACACACAGTGCGTCACCGCCCATATGCGATGTGTGTTTCGTGCGTGCGAACGAATGAGTAATCATGTACTGTCAAGACAAGGGCTCGACCGCCTCGAAGAGCAAAGAGGGTAAGTCGACGCCCGCCGAGTcagtttctttcgttctcttcgttcgaCGACACACAGTTATTCTGTTCggcttttcaatttttttttctcgtcgtctCGTTCCACCTATTTATCATTCTATTCCTCTATTTTGTAATCTTCTTTAATCTTGATCCTTTCGTTTCACCtactttatttcttcgttcttttcttctttttttttttttcatcctttcctTCTCCGCATCGTGTCTTATCGGATTTCGGTCCCTCCGTGCGCGCATGTGGAAGAAACGAAGCACGATAAGGTGGGTCGGACAGCGCAGAGAGAATCCGCGATCGTGGGGGGTGGATGATTTGGTCGAAGAGCCGCAAGTGACCGAGAAAGAGGATGGTACGAAGAGAACGAGGAGGAGCGGGACAAAGAAAGCGAGAACGTGTCGTTTATGAGGGAAGGCGGTAGGGGTATCCAGGATTATGTATTTTGAGGAGAGAAACCAATCGTATGCGTTCTTGGCAAACCGCgttatctatctttccttgTGCACACGAGTCTATCGGTCGTGAGATCGTCCTATTCTGTGATAGCTTTTACGTgagacctttttttttctactcagttacaaagaaaatatttaaacgtgTTGCGTGAAAACGAGAATGaagttttatttgattaaacgTTTGACAATGAAATTGCTAATCAAATCTTTGtgaatttatttgaatgaTTAGATTCTGATGCTTCATTTAGATGAAACAAGTAGTTGAATAGTAaatacttctttttcaaaaagtaGTTTTGGATTGTTGCACCGTGATTGTGCTTATTTTCTCAACAGAATTTTTATTGCTATTGCTCAGATATGCGTGGTTTCAAAAGTTTAAAGAAGAGCAAGATTACTGGCGTAGGTACGGATTACTAACATGATTGATACAATCTTATTGAATTGTATAGTcatttaagagagaaaaatattttgatctcCTCGTTCTTGTCCTTccattatttcctttttatacgcatacattttattacaattcatTAACAATCAcgagttataataataaacaaaacttGACTGGTTTTTTCTTGCACCTATCATAGCATTaaaataactttcttttatgacaattatttctcttatttcaatAACCAACTGTTTCTATTGAAAGCCTATTGTCGTTAAGTACGTATATGCTCATGTGCCATATACATGTAAAAACAATGCTTTAGCATTTGCATGTATAATTACACAGTTTACATTGAAGCTTAGGCAAATTATATGTTCTTACCTttactatctctcttcttataAATGTAACGTTACACGATACacgatatatgaaatttaacatttgatttatataaatattaagtttTGGGTGTAACTagcttatacatatatagaattatatttgttGTGTTTATTACATGCAGGGTCAGTGACaatgcgagaaaaaaaaggaggtgCTCTTAGCAGAGTGCAGAAACTAAAAAAACGACTTAGTCACAGTTTTGGTAGACTTTGTAAGTATGCCTGTTATTAGttgttaaaaatagaaaaattcttctttgataatttttttatatatggaataatttatatttcaaaactaAGTagagaaatgtaatattttagatatttttgtcATTCTTAGAATTGCTTTACAATTGATCGCATTAGAGTAATCTGAAAAACTGATGCTGGTACAGTTTATAAACATCATTAAATTATGTAACGCTTTGTTATCAAAGTTTATTGCTGTTTATATAGACTTGTAAGGATTAATGAATCCGTATTCGTATTTGTTATGCGATATGTAGTAGTATATTCTTGATCTTGATTAAAGGAATTAGAGCAAGTGAATTgtaattcttaatttttcattgtaaaaagatattacataAGTTGATTAATACTTTCTACATCTACGTATCTTTTTAGCTATCTCTAAAGAAGAAGCTGACGATGCTGCAAATAGAGGTCAGCTGCCTTACAATGGTTATTCGGAGGAGTTCCTAGACCGTTTGGAACCAAACGGCAATATACCTGCGGATAAAGATCGTCGATACGGTGAGGTTTAAATACATATCATTTAATACTTTTGATACTATTTAtgctattataaatatcatctTAAAAAAACGTATACCTATCTctttgtaaagaaaattaaatcatacaaattgttttaaaaatttttaaggataaaattaaatgttatagAATGGACAGGTGTTGGTGATCATGAAAGAGTGCATCGGCAGCTTTCCGTTTCTAGCGATTCCAAGCTTCTAGATGAAGATATAAGAGAGGAGGCAAGAGTGATTTTACGGCCTCGGCGTCCACCGCGGCCCAAGTCTGAGGTTTTTCTTGGGCCAGATCCACCACCTCGGAGAACCAAAAGGTTTTCAGCTTTTGGGGTaagtgtatatttttataaatattttttgttatcgatATACATAGTACAGTTgcaaatatgtaataaaattttcattaattctcaACAGGGAGACTCTCCTTTTGGAAAATCCGAagcttatataaaattagaacaGTTAGGAGAAGGTTCTTATGCCACTGTGTTCAAAGGCTATAGTCACCTCACGAATCAGGTGGTGGCTCTTAAAGAAATTAGActgcaagaagaagaaggtgctCCGTTTACTGCCATTCGTGAGGCAAGCCTTCTTAAGGAGTTAAAACATAGTAATATTGTGACTTTACACGATATAATTCACACTCGCGAGACTCttacttttgtttttgaatATGTTCACACTGATCTATCACAATACATGGAAAGATATGGTAGTGGAAATGGAGGTTTAGATCCTCACAATGTTaagttatttctctttcaattgTTAAGAGGACTAGCGTACTGTCATCGTAGGTaaaaactatttatatatttttgtagttCGTAATTTAATAagcttaatatatatttttaacctatttatatgaatatttttttttaggagaGTGTTGCATAGAGATGTGAAACCTCAAAATTTGTTAATCAGTGAAATAGGAGAACTTAAATTAGCAGATTTCGGTCTTGCAAGGGCGAAATCTGTACCATCGCATACATATTCGCATGAAGTAGTAACATTATGGTATAGGCCACCTGATGTTCTATTGGGTTCTACGGAATATTCGACCTCACTTGATATGTGGGGAGTAGGTTGCATATTTGTAGAAATGCTGACTGGAGAACCAACATTCCCTGGTGTACGATGTACGTACGACCaacttgataaaatatttaaagttttGGGCACGCCTACCGAAGAAACATGGCCAGGTGTAACTCATCTCCCAGGATATAAACCACACAAATTGTCGTTTTATCCACCAAGAAAATTGGGTCTTTCATTTCCAAGGCTTTATGATATTGCCGACGGTGATAACATGGCATCGTCTCTCCTACAATTGAATCCTGATCAGCGCATAGGTGCTGAAGAAGCTTTAAGACATCCTTATTTTGCCTCTCTTCctagaaaattatatgaattgCCTGATGGTAAGATATCATAATCATCGATGTAATGTCAATTTTTCCTTATTACCgtactacttctttttttgcagAAGTGTCAATATTCAGCGTTGAAGGTTGCCACTTGTATACAAATTCGAGGCATGGGTGCACAGACTCGCGTCACACCGCTCTTAAGACTTGAGGttaaatgtaaatgaaagGCAAATGACAAATAATGCCCAGTTCATACTTAGTGAAGACATTCGATCCATGCGTTAAACTATTGGCACATATGCCATGACTATCCACCCATACACTATCCACAGGCGCGtcgttcgctctctctttctttcttcctctctctttctctatctatctctctctttctctctctctctctctctctctctctctctctctttctttctcaggGCTGCTCATAaatttccctctcccttttccaCATCAAActgcgatatttttttttatgaacttatatacgtattgaTTAAACAAGCAATGATAAATCATACACTGTAACTGGCCaaggaaacaagaaagtaAGCTGTTTGTGgctaaaagaaagataaaaagttttAAGCGATTTGCACGCTCAATTTAGAAAGCAAAAAGCACGCACGACCCATCCTCGCACTTCGTCCAAATACTAGATTTAGATTGATACCAATCAAAAGAAGATGATATATAAACCGTCATATTGCGTCTCCGGATCTCATACCCAATACGGGTTGACGGTTACTGATTagcaaaaatattacgaagtaattattatcatcttagAAAAATTGTGGAAGATCTGTAGCACGCTGTGTAAATTTTATGCTACTTTCGGGTCTTTTGTTGGTTGTTGAAACAATCGAGagtattgatatattaaaatcattattgatattaaatttgttgcTACTAATATAATACGGTGATAGTGAATTCATAGAAATCATAATAAGATTAGAATATCATTATATGTCGACTGTTGCAGCTACCATCATTATACGAAAGAGCAAGGTTATTGAGAACTTATCGTTGATATCAACGGTAGTGATCTAgttataagtaattaatattaatatgataaaatgtCAGCAGGCAATAGGTTTCTGAcgataatataaagtaaaatcaaTAGTAGTGatcaaagaatgaaataataaagtagatttaataaaatctgaTTTGTTTAGTCGCGCAGATAACTATCGTTAACAGATAGTGGTGCTTTGAAAAGTCATagagaacatttttaataagtttatCCTTTGTACAATTTATTGGCATTTCTTGTTTCCAATTGAActtttaaaattgtatatagaGATATACCAACTTAAAAAACGTTGGCAATAGTAGAATAaggataagataaaaaaaaaaaagagagaagcgatACAGTTCTTCCAAATTTTATCTAAGTTACAATGACTATTGCGATATTACTACTCCTTCGTAGGTTATATTTATACCGATTTTTCAGCACACTTATAAAGATATCAACGAgacgaaagcaaaaaaaaaaaaaaggggaaacaaatatttcgaaaaaatttgaaacattattacattattaatatcgttattatttgaaaagagaCGCGCAGATGGTAGACTGTAAATAGAACATCAAGTTCGTATTATTGATGACGCTGAGATAGATGAGCTGAGGTTAATAAAtgtgaatttataataaattaaattgcaATACGGCACTCTAGATCCTATCTCATTctttcagtttcttttttttttctcacattCAATAACGTGCCAGTTGCTTTAGTTGTTTAGGTGTATCATAAtgcaaaaaattattgtaattgtaATACTTTATCCAATTATCGATTTTTGTACACTTTAATTCCAGgctaattatattttgtttgtaaTCTTACTGATGAATCATTAATATCCAAACTTCTTCTTTGATGTatcgaagaagataaagaattgTTTTGAATCATAAATCTATGgctatttgaaaatgatttctcTTCCCAAcattattacgataaattGTGTTTTTGATACATTCTTGTTGATTTCCTGAAATATTCtttgcaataattaattatcgttgcTCTTTGTGttaattttcttgtaaataaataataacttcTGTTttaccgataaaaaaaaaagtcattatgttaaaattaaaacatttaataagtGTAATTAGAGAATTGTAACTtataaaactaaagaaaatttataaattttacataagTTAATTCGATTTGTCTAAAAATTGATGTAttcaacttttattattttcatgtgatattctattttatcgacACTTTAGTAAATCAAAGCACTGAGATCAAAGTTGTTTAGTTGTATTAATCTGtctattgtaaaaaaaatccaCGCATCTAAGTTTAGTAAATTACTACACGTCGCTTTTATGCGTACGATAccttaatatcaatatatgtatatatacataacattattatttataataatttacaattttaggTTAAGTTACTATGTAGCTTAACCTAACCTGTATTATTAGAATTCATCACAATTATGAATTCAGTATATAACGCACGtagtagaaatatttattatggaTTGTTTTAGTATCACgtctaatataaatatcatataaatatcagtattatataaaactagGAAACATGTCTGAAACAGATGAAATTACTCCAAAAATagagtttaaaaagaaaatacgtaaatGCATAAGAAAACGCCAAACATCAacagatgatgatgatgaatcTAATGAAAATCAAGAAAGTTCTGTCAGGTTTGTGATAAacatcaatattatatattgtttcaaCAATGTGCaagtgatatttttaaaaatgtataagagTAATACAATATACTTATTTTAgggaaaaagtagaagaaactaaaattattcaaaagttACGGGAAAGACCAAGTGGTGTAAATATCGTTGGATTAGCACTAGGAGAAAAAGTAGTACCTGATATAATGACAGTAAGctttagaattatatattaattttatttgaattatagTAAATATCATCccataagatttttattatttattagtcaGATCCTTTTAATGTCAAAACTGGAGGAATGGTGAATATGTCTGctttgaaaaatacaaaactcAAACAAAATGATGCATATGAAACTGGTATTGGTACACAATTTAATGCTGAAACTAATAAAAGAGATGAGGATGAAGAAatgtatgaattttatataaattttattctctgTAAATGTTGaatagtaattttataaatgtttatgtctaataaatgtatttgttagggtaaaatatatagaagagCAATTATCAAaacgtaaaagtaaaaataaagatgaaacAGATTCAAATACAAGTAATGATAAAGGATCATATTGCTCACCTGAAGAAGCTGCATTACAAGCTGTACCAGAACACCTTCGACAAAGTTCAGCTCATCGTAGTGAAGAAATGCTTTCAAATCAAATGCTTTCTGGAATACCAGAAGTAGACCTCGGGATAGAGTAAGTCATTATTCTATGAttctatcatttattaatcttgatttaatttatttcatattatagaGCAAAAATTCGCAACATCGAAGCTACAGAAGAGGCAAAATTGAAATTGCTTTGGGATAggcatagaaaaaaagatggtcCATCACAATTTGTACCAACTAATATGGCTGTAAAT contains:
- the LOC122627077 gene encoding telomere length and silencing protein 1 homolog; the encoded protein is MSETDEITPKIEFKKKIRKCIRKRQTSTDDDDESNENQESSVREKVEETKIIQKLRERPSGVNIVGLALGEKVVPDIMTSDPFNVKTGGMVNMSALKNTKLKQNDAYETGIGTQFNAETNKRDEDEEMVKYIEEQLSKRKSKNKDETDSNTSNDKGSYCSPEEAALQAVPEHLRQSSAHRSEEMLSNQMLSGIPEVDLGIEAKIRNIEATEEAKLKLLWDRHRKKDGPSQFVPTNMAVNFVQHNRFNIEESDFQKSRQDNDEDRKKVVTPKEDFKGKRKDNGEKATDDYHYERFKKQFRRF